A genomic stretch from Apis cerana isolate GH-2021 linkage group LG9, AcerK_1.0, whole genome shotgun sequence includes:
- the LOC107993389 gene encoding spermatogenesis-defective protein 39 homolog, with protein MTSAKDDEDFWYSSEKRSFCFENNEVDQLFGVSKTDTDKLWAGIANTSTAEGSLKTSTDYQPLKPMLSIISEKTLSCILATDKLQTLHPETAIVQPDITLRKILLGQPYSLEQYKSLASKTALLDTAIINGDGNAILIIILFLTKTLKRSLVQRILARRPDAVNVYIRYLSIRLEINEITDILTMLGKSMDAAMKTLHIIIKNTRDPDRLLNKLRNSYKTQFSALTECKEASFVQSYIKLLEWQMAVKKLDGNEDIELNSSVLNCLKHACKGHWNLSENTLMSPTILSQQHDVSPKQYQKVALEVRASAAEWDDVDQLLLTKGWLGSKKLQIYLPIEDVLKILHNNNAPSEVLEKYLKYVDNIERRLELSKNMHCFRIAIDILVQQADRTALMEYKTKLQPQSEEYFYAESALRLPSVKWKS; from the exons ATGACTTCTGCTAAAGATGATGAAGATTTTTGGTACAGTAGTGAAAAGCGATCTTTctgttttgaaaataatgag GTGGATCAATTGTTTGGAGTATCAAAAACTGATACAGATAAATTATGGGCTGGTATTGCGAATACGTCAACGGCGGAAGGATCTTTAAAAACTTCTACTGATTATCAACCACTTAAGCCTATGTTATCTATTATCTCGGAAAAAACGCTTTCTTGCA TTTTAGCAACAGATAAATTACAAACTCTTCATCCAGAAACAGCTATTGTACAACCAGATATCActcttagaaaaattttacttggCCAACCATATTCTTTGGAACAATATAAATCACTTGCCAGTAAAACTGCCTTATTAGATACAGCAATAATAAATGGCGATGGAAATGccattttaata attattttatttcttacaaaAACTCTTAAAAGGTCTTTAGTTCAAAGGATATTGGCCAGAAGACCAGATGCTGTGAATGTTTACATAAGATATCTTTCTATAagattagaaataaatgaaattacagatattttaac aatgtTAGGAAAATCAATGGATGCTGCt atgaagactttacatattattataaaaaatactcgAGATCCtgatagattattaaataaacttcgAAATAGTTATAAAACACAATTCTCAGCTTTAACTGAATGTAAAGAAGCCTCATTTGtacaatcttatataaaattacttg aatggCAAATGGCAGTGAAAAAATTAGATGGAAATGAGgacattgaattaaattcatctgttcttaattgtttaaaacatGCTTGCAAAGGTCATTGGAATTTGTCAGAAAATACTTTAATGTCCCCTACAATTTTATCTCAACAACATGATGTCTCTCCTAAACAATATCAAAAGGTTGCATTAGAAGTTAGAGCATCAGCTGCTGAATGGGATGATGTTGATCAATTACTTTTAACAAAG ggATGGTTAGGAAGTAAAAAGTTGCAAATTTATCTTCCTATTGAAGatgtgttaaaaatattgcataataataatgcacCTTCTGAAGTACTTgagaaatacttaaaatatgtGGATAATATAGAGAGACGACtggaattatcaaaaaatatgcatTGTTTTAGAATAGCCATTgat ataCTTGTACAACAAGCAGATCGTACTGCATTGAtggaatataaaacaaaattacaacCACAAtctgaagaatatttttacgcAGAAAGCGCGCTACGATTACCATCAGTTAAATGGAAAAGCTAA
- the LOC108000813 gene encoding microtubule-associated protein RP/EB family member 1 isoform X3, which produces MAVNVYATNVTTENLSRHDMLAWVNDCLQSSFTKIEELCTGAVYCQFMDMLFPGSVPLKRVKFKTNLEHEYIQNFKILQGGFKKMNVDKIVPIDKLVKGRFQDNFEFLQWFKKFFDANYSRTEPYDALAMRGGEPMGSGGSNAPHGTNTKRTTPRDVNSAKPAARIVTKAPAHRPQAKTGVGNRGEAGKVEELSAQVMELKMSLEGLEKERDFYFGKLRDIEVMCQDCDNGDPPPIVQKILEVLYATEEGFAPPEELEGDGLAPDDEEEY; this is translated from the exons ATGGCTGTTAATGTTTATGCAACAAATGTGACAACTGAAAACTTGAGTCGACATGATATGTTGGCATGGGTAAATGACTGTCTTCAATCATCATTCACCAAGATTGAAGAATTATGTACTGGAGCTGTTTATTGTCAATTCATGGATATGCTTTTCCCTGGAAGTGTGCCATTGAAGAGGGTCAAGTTCAAGACTAACCTTGAGCATGAATATatacagaattttaaaattttacaaggtggtttcaaaaaaatgaatgtagATAAG ATTGTTCCAATTGATAAACTGGTGAAAGGCAGGTTCCAAGACAACTTTGAGTTTTTACAATggttcaagaaattttttgatgcAAACTACTCCAGAACAGAACCATACGATGCACTTGCTATGCGAGGAGGAGAGCCCATGGGTTCTGGTGGAAGTAATGCACCACATGGCACTAATACAAAACGCACTACTCCACGTGATGTAAATTCGGCTAAACCGGCTGCTCGTATTG ttACCAAAGCTCCAGCTCATCGTCCACAAGCGAAAACAGGAGTTGGCAACCGCGGCGAAGCTGGAAAAGTTGAAGAACTCAGTGCACAG gtgatggaattaaaaatgtcTTTGGAAggattggaaaaagaaagagatttttaCTTTGGAAAATTACGTGATATTGAAGTTATGTGCCAAGATTGTGATAACGGAGATCCTCCACCAATAGTCcagaaaatattagaagttCTTTATGCGACAGAG gaAGGATTTGCACCACCAGAAGAATTGGAAGGAGATGGTCTCGCGCCCGATGACGAGgaagaatattaa
- the LOC108000813 gene encoding microtubule-associated protein RP/EB family member 1 isoform X1, producing the protein MAVNVYATNVTTENLSRHDMLAWVNDCLQSSFTKIEELCTGAVYCQFMDMLFPGSVPLKRVKFKTNLEHEYIQNFKILQGGFKKMNVDKIVPIDKLVKGRFQDNFEFLQWFKKFFDANYSRTEPYDALAMRGGEPMGSGGSNAPHGTNTKRTTPRDVNSAKPAARIGKTHTTDLPVPTLNDTLTKAPAHRPQAKTGVGNRGEAGKVEELSAQVMELKMSLEGLEKERDFYFGKLRDIEVMCQDCDNGDPPPIVQKILEVLYATEEGFAPPEELEGDGLAPDDEEEY; encoded by the exons ATGGCTGTTAATGTTTATGCAACAAATGTGACAACTGAAAACTTGAGTCGACATGATATGTTGGCATGGGTAAATGACTGTCTTCAATCATCATTCACCAAGATTGAAGAATTATGTACTGGAGCTGTTTATTGTCAATTCATGGATATGCTTTTCCCTGGAAGTGTGCCATTGAAGAGGGTCAAGTTCAAGACTAACCTTGAGCATGAATATatacagaattttaaaattttacaaggtggtttcaaaaaaatgaatgtagATAAG ATTGTTCCAATTGATAAACTGGTGAAAGGCAGGTTCCAAGACAACTTTGAGTTTTTACAATggttcaagaaattttttgatgcAAACTACTCCAGAACAGAACCATACGATGCACTTGCTATGCGAGGAGGAGAGCCCATGGGTTCTGGTGGAAGTAATGCACCACATGGCACTAATACAAAACGCACTACTCCACGTGATGTAAATTCGGCTAAACCGGCTGCTCGTATTG GTAAGACACATACAACGGATCTTCCCGTACCTACATTAAACGACActc ttACCAAAGCTCCAGCTCATCGTCCACAAGCGAAAACAGGAGTTGGCAACCGCGGCGAAGCTGGAAAAGTTGAAGAACTCAGTGCACAG gtgatggaattaaaaatgtcTTTGGAAggattggaaaaagaaagagatttttaCTTTGGAAAATTACGTGATATTGAAGTTATGTGCCAAGATTGTGATAACGGAGATCCTCCACCAATAGTCcagaaaatattagaagttCTTTATGCGACAGAG gaAGGATTTGCACCACCAGAAGAATTGGAAGGAGATGGTCTCGCGCCCGATGACGAGgaagaatattaa
- the LOC108000813 gene encoding microtubule-associated protein RP/EB family member 1 isoform X2, translating into MAVNVYATNVTTENLSRHDMLAWVNDCLQSSFTKIEELCTGAVYCQFMDMLFPGSVPLKRVKFKTNLEHEYIQNFKILQGGFKKMNVDKVIPVDKLVKGRFQDNFEFLQWFKKFFDANYDGREYDAYEARGCIPLGSGVDGTHNLSNPQLVPLPPQSKQTQMQQKHTQQRNITPRQQVTKAPAHRPQAKTGVGNRGEAGKVEELSAQVMELKMSLEGLEKERDFYFGKLRDIEVMCQDCDNGDPPPIVQKILEVLYATEEGFAPPEELEGDGLAPDDEEEY; encoded by the exons ATGGCTGTTAATGTTTATGCAACAAATGTGACAACTGAAAACTTGAGTCGACATGATATGTTGGCATGGGTAAATGACTGTCTTCAATCATCATTCACCAAGATTGAAGAATTATGTACTGGAGCTGTTTATTGTCAATTCATGGATATGCTTTTCCCTGGAAGTGTGCCATTGAAGAGGGTCAAGTTCAAGACTAACCTTGAGCATGAATATatacagaattttaaaattttacaaggtggtttcaaaaaaatgaatgtagATAAG GTAATACCAGTGGACAAATTGGTAAAAGGCCGCTTTCAagacaattttgaatttctacaATGGTTCAAGAAATTCTTTGATGCAAATTATGATGGCCGCGAGTATGATGCTTATGAAGCACGTGGTTGTATACCATTGGGTTCTGGTGTTGATGGAActcataatttatcaaatcctCAATTGGTACCTTTACCACCTCAATCAAAACAGACGCAAATGCAGCAAAAGCATACACAGCAACGTAACATTACCCCTCGCCAACAGG ttACCAAAGCTCCAGCTCATCGTCCACAAGCGAAAACAGGAGTTGGCAACCGCGGCGAAGCTGGAAAAGTTGAAGAACTCAGTGCACAG gtgatggaattaaaaatgtcTTTGGAAggattggaaaaagaaagagatttttaCTTTGGAAAATTACGTGATATTGAAGTTATGTGCCAAGATTGTGATAACGGAGATCCTCCACCAATAGTCcagaaaatattagaagttCTTTATGCGACAGAG gaAGGATTTGCACCACCAGAAGAATTGGAAGGAGATGGTCTCGCGCCCGATGACGAGgaagaatattaa